In a genomic window of Pseudoxanthomonas sp. Root65:
- a CDS encoding TRZ/ATZ family hydrolase, producing the protein MTDTAPDPCDLLIEAGYVVPVIPHGVVLEQHAVAVTGGRIVAILPVAEARTRFAPRETVSRPEAALIPGMVNAHTHNPMTLLRGVADDLPLKVWLQEHIWPIEAAVIGPDFVADGITLAIAEMLRGGTTCVNENYFFPDVQAATYKRHGFRARVGLPVIDFPTAWASSDDEYFEKAGEVHDQWRDDALIATAFAPHAPYTVNDANFERVRMLSDQLDVPVHLHLHETAQEVEQSLEKHGQRPIARLDRLGLFNDRLIAIHMTQLTEAEIHLCAERGVSVVHCPESNLKLASGFCPACALERAGVTLAVGTDGCASNNDLDMFSETRTAALLAKAVAQDAAALDAFSALRAATLGGAKAIGFDDRVGSIEPGKDADLVCVDLSALETQPLHYVVSQLIYATGRQQVSDVWIAGKAKLRQRVLVDIDIDGVIANARQWRERIARLGR; encoded by the coding sequence ATGACCGACACTGCACCTGACCCCTGCGACCTGTTGATCGAAGCCGGCTATGTGGTGCCTGTCATCCCGCATGGCGTAGTGCTGGAACAGCATGCGGTGGCCGTCACCGGCGGCCGCATCGTCGCCATCCTGCCGGTGGCCGAGGCGCGCACGCGCTTCGCCCCGCGCGAGACCGTGTCGCGGCCGGAGGCGGCGCTGATTCCCGGCATGGTCAACGCGCATACGCACAACCCGATGACACTGCTGCGTGGCGTGGCCGACGACCTGCCGCTGAAGGTATGGCTGCAGGAGCACATCTGGCCGATCGAAGCGGCGGTGATCGGCCCCGATTTCGTCGCTGACGGCATCACCCTGGCGATCGCGGAGATGCTGCGTGGCGGCACCACCTGCGTCAACGAGAACTACTTCTTCCCGGACGTGCAGGCGGCGACCTACAAGCGGCACGGCTTCCGCGCGCGCGTCGGCCTGCCGGTGATCGACTTCCCGACAGCGTGGGCGTCGTCGGACGATGAATACTTCGAGAAAGCGGGCGAAGTGCACGATCAATGGCGCGACGACGCGCTGATCGCCACCGCCTTCGCCCCGCACGCGCCGTATACGGTCAACGACGCCAATTTCGAGCGCGTGCGCATGCTGTCCGACCAGCTCGACGTGCCGGTGCACCTGCATCTGCACGAGACCGCGCAGGAAGTGGAACAGTCGCTGGAGAAGCACGGACAGCGCCCGATCGCGCGGCTGGACCGGCTGGGCCTGTTCAACGACCGCCTGATCGCCATCCACATGACCCAGCTGACCGAGGCGGAAATCCATCTCTGCGCCGAACGCGGCGTCAGCGTGGTGCACTGCCCGGAATCCAACCTCAAGCTGGCCTCCGGCTTCTGCCCGGCCTGTGCGCTGGAACGTGCAGGCGTGACGCTGGCGGTCGGTACCGACGGCTGCGCCAGCAACAACGACCTGGACATGTTCAGCGAAACCCGCACGGCCGCGCTGCTGGCCAAGGCCGTGGCGCAGGACGCCGCCGCGCTGGATGCGTTCAGCGCGCTGCGTGCGGCTACGCTGGGTGGCGCGAAGGCGATCGGTTTCGACGACCGCGTCGGCTCCATCGAGCCGGGCAAGGACGCCGACCTGGTCTGCGTGGATCTGTCGGCACTGGAGACGCAACCGCTGCACTACGTGGTGTCGCAGCTGATCTATGCCACCGGCCGCCAGCAGGTCAGCGACGTGTGGATCGCCGGCAAGGCCAAGCTGCGCCAGCGCGTGCTGGTCGACATCGATATCGACGGCGTCATCGCCAATGCGCGGCAGTGGCGCGAGCGGATTGCCAGACTGGGCCGTTGA
- the efp gene encoding elongation factor P, whose amino-acid sequence MASYGMNDVKNGMKILINNEPAIISDTEYVKPGKGQAFTRVKYRLIKSGRVQEITMKSTDSVEAADVVDTDMQYLYSDGEYWHFMQQETFEQVQADKAGMGGAEKWLKGEEDCVVTLWNGNPIQVTPPNFVELQITETDPGVKGDTAGTGGKPATLETGAVVRVPLFVGQDEVIKVDTRTGEYVSRVK is encoded by the coding sequence ATGGCCAGTTATGGCATGAACGACGTCAAGAACGGGATGAAGATCCTGATCAACAACGAGCCGGCGATCATCAGCGACACCGAGTACGTCAAGCCGGGCAAGGGCCAGGCCTTCACTCGCGTGAAGTACCGCCTCATCAAGAGCGGCCGCGTGCAGGAAATCACCATGAAGAGCACCGACTCGGTCGAGGCGGCGGACGTGGTGGACACCGACATGCAGTACCTCTACTCCGATGGCGAGTACTGGCACTTCATGCAGCAGGAGACCTTCGAGCAGGTGCAGGCCGACAAGGCCGGCATGGGCGGCGCCGAGAAGTGGCTCAAGGGTGAGGAAGACTGCGTAGTGACGCTGTGGAACGGCAATCCGATCCAGGTGACCCCGCCGAATTTCGTCGAGCTGCAGATCACCGAGACCGACCCGGGCGTGAAGGGCGACACCGCCGGTACCGGCGGCAAGCCGGCCACGCTGGAAACCGGCGCGGTGGTGCGGGTGCCGCTGTTCGTCGGCCAGGATGAAGTGATCAAGGTCGACACGCGCACCGGCGAATACGTCAGCCGCGTCAAGTGA
- a CDS encoding phosphoglycolate phosphatase — translation MTAPGFPRAALFDLDGTLLDSAPDMLATANRMRASRDLGPMTLDVLRPHVSKGARAMLAAAFPAMEQAPREALVPEFLAIYQEELGRHSVLFDGVAEMLDALEAAGSTWGIVTNKPEYLARDILPQLGWDTRCAVLIGGDTLAEKKPHPLPLQVAAERIGMAIADCVYVGDDERDIQAARAAGMPSIAALWGYRQAHEEPAEWGADVLAEWPAELAQTTAWPSTEFSVAAT, via the coding sequence ATGACGGCGCCGGGCTTTCCGCGCGCTGCGTTGTTTGACCTGGACGGCACGCTGCTGGACAGCGCGCCGGACATGCTCGCCACGGCCAACCGCATGCGCGCCTCGCGCGATCTCGGCCCGATGACGCTTGACGTATTGCGCCCGCATGTGTCGAAGGGTGCACGCGCGATGCTGGCCGCCGCGTTTCCCGCAATGGAGCAGGCGCCTCGCGAAGCACTGGTGCCGGAGTTCCTGGCGATCTATCAGGAAGAACTCGGCCGCCACAGCGTGCTGTTCGACGGCGTGGCGGAGATGCTCGACGCGCTGGAGGCGGCGGGCAGCACCTGGGGCATCGTCACCAACAAGCCGGAATACCTGGCGCGCGACATCCTGCCGCAACTCGGCTGGGACACGCGCTGCGCCGTGCTGATCGGCGGCGACACCCTGGCCGAGAAGAAGCCGCATCCCTTGCCGCTGCAGGTCGCCGCCGAACGCATCGGCATGGCCATCGCCGACTGCGTGTACGTGGGCGACGACGAGCGCGACATCCAGGCGGCCCGTGCGGCCGGCATGCCGTCGATCGCGGCGTTGTGGGGGTACCGGCAGGCGCATGAGGAGCCGGCGGAATGGGGTGCAGATGTCCTGGCGGAA
- the ubiG gene encoding bifunctional 2-polyprenyl-6-hydroxyphenol methylase/3-demethylubiquinol 3-O-methyltransferase UbiG: MKTQTSPLDDNFNQAELDKFGALANRWWDPDGPQKALHALNPVRLQYVRDRVRLPGAAVLDVGCGGGLLSEALAREGAQVTAIDLAPELVKMARLHKLESGVQVDYQLRSVESLAEERPGSFDVVTCMEMLEHVPDPASIIRACHALLKPGGQLFLSTLNRTPAAFALAIVGAEYLARLLPKGTHHYREFIRPSELAAWLRDAGFQLQDVTGLAYEPWRQRARLTSRTDVNYLASAVKP; the protein is encoded by the coding sequence ATGAAGACCCAGACTTCCCCCCTCGACGACAACTTCAACCAGGCCGAACTCGACAAGTTCGGCGCGCTGGCGAACCGCTGGTGGGACCCGGATGGCCCGCAGAAGGCGCTGCATGCGCTGAATCCCGTCCGCCTGCAGTACGTGCGCGACCGTGTCCGCCTGCCGGGCGCGGCGGTGCTGGACGTGGGCTGTGGTGGCGGCCTGCTGAGCGAGGCACTGGCGCGCGAGGGCGCGCAGGTCACCGCGATCGACCTGGCGCCGGAACTGGTGAAGATGGCGCGGTTGCACAAGCTGGAATCGGGCGTGCAGGTGGACTACCAGCTGCGTTCGGTCGAATCGCTGGCCGAGGAGCGGCCCGGCAGTTTCGACGTGGTCACCTGCATGGAGATGCTGGAGCACGTCCCCGATCCGGCCTCGATTATCCGCGCCTGCCACGCGCTGCTGAAACCGGGCGGGCAGTTGTTCCTGTCCACGCTGAACCGCACGCCCGCCGCATTCGCGCTGGCCATCGTCGGCGCGGAGTACCTCGCCCGCCTGCTGCCGAAGGGAACGCATCACTACCGGGAATTCATCCGGCCCTCGGAACTGGCCGCCTGGCTGCGTGATGCCGGCTTCCAGCTGCAGGACGTGACCGGCCTGGCCTACGAACCGTGGCGCCAGCGCGCGCGGCTGACCTCGCGCACCGACGTGAACTATCTCGCCAGCGCGGTGAAGCCATGA